From the Juglans microcarpa x Juglans regia isolate MS1-56 chromosome 7D, Jm3101_v1.0, whole genome shotgun sequence genome, the window ACTGAGCTCACATAACTGAGTTAATAACTGTAATTTATCCCTCGTCTTAGTAacggtgtaaaaaaaaaatccacccaAGTAAACCCACACTTGCTATTCTTTTGTGTTtgttcttttccctttctttttggcaaaacgaaaaaagaaaataaataaaagctaagcaaatcaaaggaaaaaaaaaaaaaaaaaaacacacaaggAATAAAAAAGGCAACCCTGTGGCTGTGATTGGCCTAACCCAATCACAGGGTCAACACATCTAACCCCGGATACCATCACTTCTGGAGCAGGGGATAGGGCCCCCTACCTACAATTCCAGTAAcctttacaaactatacaaaattCCATATATATTGCCGGGGAATTTCTCCATTCGTCAATGTTAAACAAAGTCTTACCTGTCTAGTTCTACAAACTTTTACTTCTTCGTGTATGTGAGATATGGATCTTGAGCAATTGTTAAAACATCTGGTCTCTCCGCTTGGTTATATGTTAGACAGCGGCGAATTAATTCCTGCGGGACAATGTATGCAAAAACCCACCGTTATGCTACTCATAATTTCTCCACATTCTCATTGACATGATAAAATCAGGGTAGTTAAATTCAAACCATCCCTCTCtccatattaacaaaaaatttctAGTAGTTGAAGCAGAACAATAAAATGAGAACCAAGAAAGCTCCAATCAACAAAAAGCAAGAAACTGAAAGCTATTTGCTTAACGCATTGATTTTTAAAGTGCCTCTCatacaaccccccccccccccccccccccccccccccccccccaaacacaaTTTCAAACCATGGTGCAAAGATGAAAATTCCATGTTACTTTTTGGGTCAAGTAAATACTTCAAGTTCAtgtaacttttattttcttcctgaAACTTGTCCTCTGCCGAAGCAAGGAAAATGAAATGGAGGACATCCAGCAAGTCAATGATCTGTGATGGGAAGTCTTCCCTGAAATTCAATAGTGTAGCATTCTGCtattttatatggaaaaaaaGCTAAACTAAAAGGTAACCTAAAGCATGATCCAAGACTACATGATTCTTCTTTTCAGTATACTAGagcatgattttcttttcttcccctGCACTAAGATTACAGCTTAAACAGACTTTTATCCATTGGCCTAACTCACCTTTGCCTCATTTGACACAGCAGGTCTAGAAGGGAATTCAACCTTGCGTGCTTTGATTATTGTGTCTTCACGCAGTATTCGTTCTTGTGTCTGGTCATGCCCGAAAGGACGtctgccaaaaagcatttggtaaaatAGAATACCAGCTGACCAAACATCAACCTGCTTTCCAAAAGCATGTCAGAAAAGAGTGACCAAATGAATAAGAACAAGGTGAAGGAAAAACAGTTCACACAGGAAAAGCAATTTTGTCAAGCAAAAGCACTTATTAAGACCAACTGGTCAATCCAATCAGTAAAGAGCCTTTGTTGGTATTAGAGTCGCTAAGCATAAGCATAAGGAAATATGCAGTTCAGAATATCTGTCACCTTTGATGATATGAGCGGTGTCTTGCTAAGCTCAAAGCATTCAGGAGGCAAGTACCTGCAAGAAACAAGAAGAATAAGCATGATGGTTCTCATCAAAATAAGTGAGGAAAATGTCAACGAGAAGAGGAAAGAGGTAGACCACTTCACAACAAAGAACAAAGCCTAAAATCACATAAACAAGTTTCTGTTCAAACCCTTCCCTACAAATCAGCATTGTTAACAACAGACATTTGTGATTCACAAATACTGGAAAAGATGTTCCAGTTACAAGAAGTGGCATTAACATGTAACTCACATTTCAAATGGCTCAGCTACAGTTGGAAAATAGAAgtgtaaaaaaacatttatcaataaacttGAAGTAAACAAAGTGATCCAAAAGcagaaaaatttataagttatagacttatagtcaTTGGAAAGTAGAAGATTCATAAACCTAGCTAACAAAATGTTATAAATACACTTGAAGTGAAGAAAGCAGAAGCAGATAAATTTGTAGCATACAATCTGCAGAAGTAATTTCAAATATCGAAAGCAAGAAAAGATGCTCATCTGCATCACTCACCAATATGTACCAGCTCCCTGGGATGTAAGTTCCATACCCTGGGATCCAACATCATCTTCCACTATCTTGCTAAGACCAAAATCAGTCACTTTTGCAACACCAAACTCATCAATTAGAACATTTCCAGGCTTCAAATCataatgaataattttctgAGTTCTTTTGTTCAAGTATACAAGGCCTTGGAATATCTGTACAATAACAATCCTAGCTTCCCTCTCAGGCAATACAGGCGTTGCTTTAAGAACAGCATCAAGATCTTTCCctgagaaaacaaaataaaaaataagaagagaagaaaaaataagagggaCAGATTCTGTAGTTCAGGCCCAAGCCTAGGACCATCAGACTATAAATGTGGAAATACACATACCACTACAGTACTCTAAGACAGTGCAGAATGTATTTTGATCAATCTCAAAGATATCCCAAAGCCGAACAATGTGGTGATGCACCAAGGTCTTGTGAATATTGTACTCCCGAATTGCATGTCGTATGTAACTTTGCTTCTTCTCTTCACTCCACTGGGCATTTAAACCATGAAGCTTACATGCAACGTATCTATGCTCAACCAAGTCATAAGCCTGCTGGAAATTTCTTACTTCAAATCACTGCAAAAAGATATATCTTTACGATTGCCATTATAGGCAAAGAAATGATCTAGACTTTTGTTTTAGCAACCAGAAGGCTTGGTGAAAATAGTGGTGTAAGatatctaaatttatcaaataacaTAATATACTTCACCAATGTTCTGACCTTATAAACTTCGCTAAATCCTCCTTTTCCAAGAAGGTTTAAAAGGGCATATCTATGGTTAAGAAtctgaaaattattaaaacGGGAACCATCCTCATCTCTTATACGTTTCATTTCACGGATGAGCCTTCCCTTCTCCAGTTCATAGCGATCCCTCTCACGCATAATAACTTCCTCCTCCTACAGAAAAATCCAAGCTCAATAATAGTGTATTTACTTGCTTATCAAACATCTGTGCAATCATTAATTGTAGCAGAATGATAACAGAAATAACTGATGCAGTTATCTTACACGTTTGATGCTGGCCAAACGGGATCTATAGATCTCATCTTGGATGAGAGAATCTTCTTCTTGCAGTCCTATTTCAGTATCAGCTGCATCGCCCTTATCTTCAAAAGCATCAAGTGCTATAGTTCTCAGAAAAGTTTTAAACAACAAAGTCTGACTACTCTATATGTGGATATGGGTGtgtgcatacatacatacatatatatatatatgtctagaTGGTACACATGCATGGGGCGAAAAATTCACTTCAAGGGTTTAGAGGTTGATATTTCCCtttgaaaaagtgagaaaagaagaaattatttcacATACACAGCTAGATGTAGAAACCAGACAGCAGACAAGCAGGGCAATTCAAATAGTGACAGTACCACTCAAGCATCAATCGTCTAGGTAAATTGTTTGTCTACTAGAGAAAGGGCTGGAAGAGACCAAGGAAAGgagagggggtggggggggggggggggggggggtgggtagGGAAAACTTTGCAgcaccaaaaatatcagagctCAAGCCAGAAAAGTAAATTGTTTGTCTAGATGGTACGATGCATGCACATGCCAGCTTGGTTCTGATGCAAACTATAAGTGAGGGAAGGAGTGGGAGGGGGAATTTCCAGAGGTAGCTTAAATGAACACATCCACATGATAAAATGGACCTAATAGACAATTGAGCTATTCTTGGATCACAATTTGGATTTAGACCTGCCATAAGTAAATACCAGAAGGATGGGGAAGTaggaattttcaaatttcagaacGACAAAAGTTTACCAGACTGTCTTTTCTTCAATGATTTCCGCTGCCGCTCAACAGCATCCTTAGCTTCGAGTAATTGTTTCTAGTAAAAGGCATAACCATGTTAACATTAAAGTCCAGTACAGAGTACTAAGCACAGATTCATTCCAATGaatctaaaaaacaaaaggaagaataCAATATTTTGATTATGGGAAAATGTCACTAGCACTTTCTAAGTATGcataaaactctaaaaatagaaaatgagcATCTTTGTAACTGtatatttttactttctgattttCCGGGACAAAGTACTTATTTGATTTAGGTAAATCTATTACATTTCTTAGATAACAGGTAACCTCACCAGGCAAGGCTCttcaaaagataaataataacaaatcatGGAAAATGCAGAGGACATGGTAAAGCAGTAAAGAAGAATCGTTACTTGCTTGCTCACATTATTAACCTgctattaattacaaaatatgatgaaaaaaagACAATGACAAAAAAACTCATCCTAAATCAGAAAGAAAGATAATGGATGCTTCTTTGCAATCTAGCAAATAACAAATCCAGTATCTCATCCACAAGAATCATCTATAGAAGGTGTTTGACCAGTTAAGAAACAAGATAAACTTCTAACAAGTGGTGCTTACGTATGTGTATATAAGTGGGAGAGGCAATGTCAATTGGTCCAAAGACCATTGGCAAATGGAGAAAAAccaaaagtaataaaatttattttcagcCAGTAAAAAGTAAGTCCAAAAACAGCATACAAGATGAGCATTGAGATCTTTCAACACTTGCCCGTCTTCCCATGTCTCTGATATGACAGTTCCAGCTCTGCAATCCATAAGAGAACATGATCAATGAAGTATAAAGCAAAAATGGAAGATGCCTACAGATAGGGAAGTTTAAGTTTCATTTGGAAACATGCCATCCGTCAGCATTGTTTGCCAAAAggatttataaaacaaaactgCAGAACATTCATGGAGACAGTAATACCACATGCATGttcatttttaaacatttttagtttaacttttttttattcgaaCTAGGTCGGGAACAAAATCCTAACTAATGCATCTCAGGTAAGGAGTCTCCCACAAATGCATCATAGGTAATTAAGGGGAAACTCACCCAGTTCAATGGCCcccagaaattgtttgcatcTTAAGTTCGAACCTTAAAGCTGGAGAGAGCGTACaaccaagaccaaggcccttaccacttgagtcaaccCCTAGGGGCTAAGTTTAACCTAATACAAGTCATTTACCCATTTTCAGCAATTAAGTCAAATTTAACCCTGATTACATTCAATCAGCCTTGCATTCAATCAGCCTTGAGAACGCGAATCTATTTTTTCAATGAATGATAATTATTAGAAATTAGAAGAACATGTGTGGCTAATAGAATGGAAAATATCTTTCACTCTTTCCTGTGGGGAGGTTTGGGGGATGAGAAAAATTTACCCCCCACCCCAAAAATCTTGTGGAGGTCTGGGGATAAGAAAGTTAAGTATTTTCAGTAAGGCATTACTTGGGAGATGGTTGCTGCAGTACCATCAAGAAAGAGATGCTTTAGGGAGGATTGTTGTTGACGCTAAATTTGGGAGCATTTGGGGAGGTTGGAACACAAATGAAGTACGACGAGCGTATGGTGTGGGAgtgtggaaatttattaggaatGGTTGGGAGGATTTCTttcataatttcagatttgtggTGGGTCGAGGAACCAGGGTCAGATTCTGGTTTGATGTTTGGTACGGAGATGTTGCTTTAAAGGAGGTTTTCTCTTTGCTTTTCAGAATTGCATTGAATAAGGAAGCTTCTGTAGCTGAATACATGGATACTTAGAATGGCCTGGTGCAGTAGAATGTGAGATTCACTAGAGCTGTTCAAGATTGGGAGTGGGGGatatttctgatttttataGCACCTTGTATGCATTGAACTTGGAGTGCAGTGGGGAGGATAAGTTGCTGTGGATTCACCCCGGGAACAAGAATTTCTCAGTCAGATCCTTATACAATATACAATACTATGGCATCCCATTCATCTACtgtttttccttggaagtgcatttggaaAAGTAAAGTGCCTCTAAAAGTTGCCTTTTTGGTTGGCTGGCCTCTCATGGGAAAATTTTGACCATTGATAAATTGAGGAAGTGTGGTATTTTTattatggattggtgctttatgtgtaaAAGGAATGGTGAATTGgcggatcatcttcttctccattgtgaTGTGGTgaaggctttatgggatgagatctttgTTAGGCTGgacattgcttgggtgatgcccaagACGGTGGTGGATCTTTTGGCTTGTTGGAGTGGAATTCAGGGAGATCGTCAAGTAGTGGctttttggaagatggtgccattatgttatgtggtgcatatggaatgaGAGGAAGAATGCTCATTGGGGGAGATTAGAGCTTATTTTTCCATTCTTTGTTACATTGGGCTAAGGCTATTATTGGAGGGGTCAACTTTAAGGATTTTTATGATTCTTTTTCTAGTTCGTAGGCTGTTATTAGGTACTTCTATTTTGTATACTATTTGTGT encodes:
- the LOC121238867 gene encoding serine/threonine-protein kinase TOUSLED, yielding MSDDMLIHFSSNSSNQSDQSLPTKIAKLEARMVGKASSVPPAQQQQQPQPQPPQQLQPAWPAISSAATKFVGIEDLAEPSSSSDSDDDNGGEFLIQANTQKRQKLKEDDNSTLLESVEAVADGRQMVLETLNSKANSDVNRKKQGRGRGSSVSGRGRGSRINDQTRSQVLASTVSPSNGQPENSYPKDSRPKEQFQNENCSQLEEEVASLRAKVATLEEELRKSLQEVSDYQNLCRQLEKELKDLKDNDQQMKPKRTKIVSDLLISVSKAERQEARMKVRQDSLRLGNVGIIRAGTVISETWEDGQVLKDLNAHLKQLLEAKDAVERQRKSLKKRQSDKGDAADTEIGLQEEDSLIQDEIYRSRLASIKREEEVIMRERDRYELEKGRLIREMKRIRDEDGSRFNNFQILNHRYALLNLLGKGGFSEVYKAYDLVEHRYVACKLHGLNAQWSEEKKQSYIRHAIREYNIHKTLVHHHIVRLWDIFEIDQNTFCTVLEYCSGKDLDAVLKATPVLPEREARIVIVQIFQGLVYLNKRTQKIIHYDLKPGNVLIDEFGVAKVTDFGLSKIVEDDVGSQGMELTSQGAGTYWYLPPECFELSKTPLISSKVDVWSAGILFYQMLFGRRPFGHDQTQERILREDTIIKARKVEFPSRPAVSNEAKELIRRCLTYNQAERPDVLTIAQDPYLTYTKK